The nucleotide window aaaacaaatatagcaaattaattagaagtagcctggaCTATAGTATATAGAGACATTGTAAACAAAGAACAAAGATGgcaattaataagtttacatGCCGAtgactatattatatagatatgtaaatatttgacaGTAAAGTACCGTAAAGcagtttattcaaatatatatcatcACGGCAGTTGTTTTTCTTTGTACTATTTATATCTGGGTGTTTtggcattaaaaaaatattttaattttattagttataaatataaatatattgtttataagtgGGTATTATAGTCTtctgtgtttaaaatttataatagaattGCTCATTTATTTACGTAATGTGTGtagaacaatatttaaaatccacAGGGGGGTTAATATCTGATAATGTGTCGGATATTAGCTATTTTCGTAGTCCTGGTCTGCGTGTACGCGGCCAATGCCCAGTATGTGAAGTCAGTTAAAGGTGGTCAACAAGGTGGATATTATCGCCAATACAATCCTGGAGCTAAACTACCTgagtatgttttaaattacatctATTAATCAAtcttatatagaatataataaaaatattatttatgtgtaaCTAAATTagatctgaaatatttttacttcgATTCTTAGAATGAAAAACAGCGCCCTTTCAAGcgctctggcattgagagtgtccatgggcggcggtatcactaacatcaggtgagcctcctgctcatttgctatattgtttacatttgttatataaaaataaaaacttccaAGAGCAAATAACGATATCAAAAAGCGACCCCTATCATAAAGCGAGCTAGCTTTTTGTACCGCGAGACTCAAAAGTTGCCACATCAATACTACAAACCTTGAACTTGTATATTGTTGCTATAAGAAGTTAAACGTGTGAATTGAACATATTTATCCTAGTTAAGTCAGCTAtacttttttcaataattaagtaaactaAATCAATGAAATTGCACCGTTTTCACTGTCTACTTCTAAAAGGTTTTAAGTCATTTGTCTCTTTTCACCATGCAGTTATTGCAATTCgactaatttagtttaaagaaTAAGGATTATTCGTATTTATAAGTGAGATAATTTATTccgtaacaaataaatacttatttttaaaatagctttaaaatttagttatcaCGATAGGAAACAATTCGGTTATTATTGAATAGCTTATGAGAAGACCAGCATCCATTATGCATTATTATGTGAAACGCTATTTTATTGTCACTGATTGATATGTAAACTATATAATTGTAGTTCTATAACACTATATTACTTTGTAcgtatacaaatttatagCGAATATGTTTGCTTATAGTcctgttttcttatttttagcTTTTACGGCAACTCAACACAAGGAGGTTTCATCTCTCAAAACAGAACACAAATGCACGTCAACTATGAGATAGGTGTTTGTTATATAGAAGTACCGTAAGTATATAACCACACAAATGCACACTTATCCATATTATGATACATACCATGCTGCCGTTTGTACGTTAGGCCGAGGGCTTCTAATTTTTGCAATCTTAAAAGTTCAACTtgtgtaatatatacaataaataggtTGATAAgttcactttaaataaatcagaacAAAATCAGAGCTTTGAAATATCTTCAAACAGTATTCTTTGGTAAGACATTAAGAATAAAGTTTGGTGATTTTCTCCCTCTGTAATTCTCAAACTATCAGACTGcggcaagtttttttttctccaTTTGCAATCAGCCTTCTGGCTTTTagcatattttatgaaatgatGGCAAATAGGGAACACAAATAGCTAGTTGACGGAAGATATGGCACGTGCCAAAAACACTCATTCACACATTAAATTCGCTTTTTAACCTATTGATGCCTGCATTGCACGCTAACACGAAGATCAAGACTATTGCCGATTTCTATATTGAATATACATTATTCTAACATCCCAGATAGTGAATGAGGGAACTATAACGAATTAGGTTCCGTCAGATGCCGTAATTTTAGTCTGACAGGGACTAATTATAATACCAATTGTTAGATtgttaatttctaattaaaaccttttctAATCATGTCTTGAATCACTATTAAAGTTAGGGGATAATATTGctgataaataaatgtgattgcttgaaagattttaaaaatagatgtgaaatgtattttaatactataattatttcagtacTGCCAGTTTAGTTCACAATCAGGCCCATATTCCTGTTGGAAACGGTGTAAGTACATAACGATAATACCTTAATAAAGACAACATTTAAAACTGAGTTCTGTATGTTTAATAGAACATAACGGTTTATAAATccagaattatatttatattaatatttattattattattaatacatgtattaataataataataaatattttgttacaaatatttatatcttacaacaagactaaataaaaacaaatatttttattgattaatttaaacaatcaaACAGCTTtgttttctctttataaacaataaaataacgtttatTCAATTTCAGTCACGCCCAGAACTAAGCCGTATACGATCATGTTGTCAAGGCTACATAAGAAATATCCATAACTTCTGGATTTGTGATCCAGTTTGCACACAGGAGTGTGTGAATGCTCTATGTACAGCTCCAGATACCTGCACCTGTTTCCCGGATCACGTGAAAAATCTCGCGGGTTTCTGCATCCCAACATGTCCCATTGGCTGCCAGAATGGTCAATGCGCTGGCGGGGAATGCTTATGCAAGGAAGGCTTTTCCTTAAACTCCGAGAGTCAGTATTGTTACCCTTcttgtaaagaaaattgtgGAGGAATtggtatgtttttaaattttttaaataaacttttaaaatgtataaaaacagaaatggAACAGGGAAAAtgaatattcatttgtttcattgGTGTTGTATGTTTACCAATTAGATGATCATCCTTATACGGATTTGAAAGAGTTATAGTCAGGATAGTCAGGCTATTCATACATGCATGGCCACTAAATTCCATAAGGGTAACCATGTTTCAACGAGGTCATATTTTTCAGGAAATTGCACCGCACCGAATATATGTGACTGTAGGAAAGGTTATCATTCAACACCAACTGGAAACTGCAAGCCTGTGTGTGAAAAATGTGAAAACGGTGATTGTGTGGCACCTAATGAGTGCCGATGCAAACATGGGTACGAGAAAAACCCACAAGCTGCTTGCGTACCTCAATGCCCTCAGTACGTATTATTCATAGTGTAATCCTATAAGtccaaattaatataaataaatatacaaaacaaaaagttcaTAATATGATCAGCTGTCAATGCAATATTGCGTAAAAATTCTGACTTTGACCCAATCATTCTTAACTAAATCCAAATGCTACTTTGATTTGATTGCTCtgcctttctttctttttcagAAATTGTGCACCCAATGGCAAATGCGTAGCACCGGGTAAATGTGAATACCCTGAAACTACCACCACAATAATATCACCGACCTTCCGACCCTCACCTAACATTCCACTTTATCCTGGTAATCAAGTTTATGCTGGTAACAATACTAAACCAGGTAATTACTCAGGTCCTTATCCCGGACAACAATCAGGATATCCGGGGCAACCGGGCCAATCGGGTCAATCGGGTTATCAAGGGCATTCAGGCCAGCCTGGAGGATCAAGATACCCGGAACAAACACCTTATCCAGGGCAGTCAGGTCTGCCAGGACCAACAGGATATCCGGGACAAGCAGGTCAACCTGGACAAGCAGGATATCCAAACCAATATCCCAGTCAGACAGGACACCCTAATCAATATCAATCTGGGCCCCAAAGCGCTGGCCAAGGCAACCAAAATTATGGTAACCAAAACCATGCCTATCCCCCTAGTTCAGGGCTTTCCGGAAACCAAGTTCACACAGGCTTACAAGGTCAACAATTGTATCCTGATATTCAGCAGTATAACCAAGAATATGAACCGGATTGCTTGCAGCCATGCGTTAATGGATTCTGTGTAGAGGGAAATAAATGTCAATGTAACAAAGGTTACGTACTGGATAAAAGTGACCCCACCGAATCGAGGTACAATTATGTTTAcctattcattaaattaattgcagTAATTGGAGAACCTTTACGTCGCTTTCtgctaaattgtttttacgctgtgatgaagAGGCATATGAGTAGTTGACATCGATCTATCTAactagtctggccataaatactgttacataaaagcttttaattatttcgattTGTttgaattccaaattcaaaataatttttaaacttctttcgatTTTGCGCCATTAGacatattttttcgtattcattattaaattacaatatgtaaaAGAAGATAGGGTTGCAGTCATCACTTTGCACAAGGTGGGTATGAAGCTCGGTGCTTATCGACgttacctaaataaatttttacaattaagaaAAGATTGCTCAAAACGCCTTCTGTCGCGATACGTAGGTAAAAAGCATAGTATCCTCTTTAccaatgaaaacattttaggATTAGAGAACACTACAATAAGTAACATGATAAAGTGTACGCTCACAGATCTAAGAAACTGCTCAAGTAATCGGAAAGGTATAACGTGGTCATCATCCCAGGATGATGACTGACCCAGGTCAGTGATGGTTTTGTGGGTCGCTCTTACCAAGGAgtcataaaactatatttagtGAAAAGGGAGCGAAAATGTAGTgtcgtttatttatatttatttatattgtcattAGCACGTACAGTATGTAAACAATgtcaatatagatatacaaatgcatagagtgatcatatactaggatcatattatataaggcCTttatcttagtaataattaatttacatgtGTTCTTTGTACgcacacactttttttattttttgctgatactttaacaaatatgtaggtataaattttaattacattacattacttcatgtaaaaaaatgcatttcaaGTTGTAACAAAACTTATGTCTGGACTAGGTAGTATCGGTTCGCTACTCATATTTTTACGTGTatattagtttagtttagagtttatacatataactttttttcttGCTTACTTCCAGATGTATACCTCATTGTGCTGGCGGCTGCCTAAACGGTGTATGTTCAGCACCTAACTTCTGTATTTGCAACATGGGCTATTACAAGGATCACAGCGTCAAAGGAAGGCCACAATGTGTAAAAAGGAATAAAAGATCTGTAGAAGAAACACCGAACATTGCCAAATTTCTTGTTTTTGACTTACCGGAAAtgatctattaattttttctaatgaTTTATGCCCAAATGAACTGTCGCATTTTATctgaaatgtaatttattattgaaataaaagagtcatatttttaacaatataataatataggactgtatatttttttattggtcataaaagtttatttttcactTTGTTTCCACAATATTTATACTTGAAAATAATAGTATCGAGCGATAGGTACCAGCCCGATATGCGATGTTTATTTCGACAATTGTGTatgatttttctaaaattaacCGTAATACGATGTGATTCaagtttaacaaaaaagtAAGTTCATATGTACATaacttgtatattatgttaagtcctgagtatatatacatttcattaaaatttacgtAGAGAAAGCCGAAAAATCTTGTTTTCCatttctacatttttttttgcccAAACCAGACAGGACGAAGGTTTTGGCATTGCCAGAGAAATTGTgagaaatttcaaaaatatgtttttcgaATGCACAGTTACCAGTATGCCACAACAGAAGTAAgttattataagaatatttctaTGCACAACGTTaacttttctttatttgttcattaacgtatttctattaatatgtactaaattatttttgtcataGCTTTTTTGTAGACAATGtacaagtttttataaattcaccATCTAAAACCACAGTTGGAGTCGGCGAAAAATTTACGACCAATAGAAAGTTCTTCGCTAACATGATAAGCACAACTGCGTTTAAAACTATGCTAGATCATGATGTAAAGGAGTTAAAAAAGGATAttgttagtaaattaaaattttgcgaTGATGCAATAATGAATCCGGATCTGTTAAAGGATTTCTATGTTCGCGAATcagaatatttttgaaaaatatctttaaaatttagatttgatgtaatttgttgttgttttctatcatcaatcattttaaaaataaaatattggacTTATATTCGTTTTTTTGTGGAATGATAAAGCGCCAGACGCACACACAGTACCTACCAAAGACATTTAAAGATACCAAACTTAACcaaggtaaaatatattttgcggTATGGATTTACCGCAATTAATCACGATgacataaaacaatttattgattaGATAGGCTTGACCTTTCACCTTTTCCCACAAGTATATTCTACAATCCcagttatataacatatagcTAACCTGGCAaacgttttgccatgtatatcatatataataaaaaataggagtTGAACGTAGAGAGGTGAAAATTaggggttgtatgtattttttaatgctgtatcataaaaaaataaaatttatctaaaaattagaaaaataataatttatgggatgaaaaatagatgttgtccgattctcagacatcCCATTATGCACTCAAAATTCatctcaaaaaaatttaatcggaGGAGGTTAactacaaacaccgcgacacgagaattttatatattaaaagatatatCATCAAAGTATATTTGACGACTGCTTGGTCTAATCTTACTTTAATGGTAATATACGTATGAATTACATAACGACGTGGTGGGTGATCTTGCCTCTATTTGTAAACATTCAGTGTTGCATTAtagtgaattttaaaataaatttgggtaaaaaattattacatacccctcaaatttgaatttacatttaggtaCCAAGTTTTGTGTATTCAGACAGCTTTGGTACCTGACCAAAAATGGGAACTTGattttttgaaaatcaatCAACTTAACTTAGAAAAGCCCAactatatcatattttaaaatatttgttcaatACAGCATGGactacgatttttttttaattcgttctATATGTTACTTGCTGTAATTCTGTAGCGTTGGACAATTTGTGTTCTCTTTTCAGAAACACGcgattttttactaatttattacctgacgtaaaatatatttcagggAAATGGCGATACTATTActtctttcatttttaaataatacattaaatgtatgaaataacgTTCCCTAGAAGCTGGCAGCATTCAATCAGAATAAtgattataaactaaaaaaatgttcagtATTTCTTTCACATTTCGGCTTGAATGCAtggcattaattaaaaacaaagaatttcaatttataagtGTGGTTCTTGGTCatgaaaattattgaaataactgtACCCGTTACGAGTTACGACTTCATACTATACATACACATAAGATTTATGACGCTCTATCTATGGCTTTTAAGAGTGATACTAGAATCCTAAGTTCTCAGAACACATTAAATGAGGATCAAATTATTCTAGACGGTGGTAAGTTATAATAAgagaaacaattttaaattagaatattatatagattttttatataagaattttaatataagaatattagtaaa belongs to Pieris rapae chromosome 2, ilPieRapa1.1, whole genome shotgun sequence and includes:
- the LOC123690548 gene encoding uncharacterized protein LOC123690548, with protein sequence MRCLFRQLCMIFLKLTVIRCDSSLTKKQDEGFGIAREIVRNFKNMFFECTVTSMPQQNFFVDNVQVFINSPSKTTVGVGEKFTTNRKFFANMISTTAFKTMLDHDVKELKKDIVSKLKFCDDAIMNPDLLKDFYVRESEYF
- the LOC110996497 gene encoding fibrillin-1, producing the protein MCRILAIFVVLVCVYAANAQYVKSVKGGQQGGYYRQYNPGAKLPDFYGNSTQGGFISQNRTQMHVNYEIGVCYIEVPTASLVHNQAHIPVGNGSRPELSRIRSCCQGYIRNIHNFWICDPVCTQECVNALCTAPDTCTCFPDHVKNLAGFCIPTCPIGCQNGQCAGGECLCKEGFSLNSESQYCYPSCKENCGGIGNCTAPNICDCRKGYHSTPTGNCKPVCEKCENGDCVAPNECRCKHGYEKNPQAACVPQCPQNCAPNGKCVAPGKCEYPETTTTIISPTFRPSPNIPLYPGNQVYAGNNTKPGNYSGPYPGQQSGYPGQPGQSGQSGYQGHSGQPGGSRYPEQTPYPGQSGLPGPTGYPGQAGQPGQAGYPNQYPSQTGHPNQYQSGPQSAGQGNQNYGNQNHAYPPSSGLSGNQVHTGLQGQQLYPDIQQYNQEYEPDCLQPCVNGFCVEGNKCQCNKGYVLDKSDPTESRCIPHCAGGCLNGVCSAPNFCICNMGYYKDHSVKGRPQCVKRNKRSVEETPNIAKFLVFDLPEMIY